A stretch of Lathyrus oleraceus cultivar Zhongwan6 chromosome 6, CAAS_Psat_ZW6_1.0, whole genome shotgun sequence DNA encodes these proteins:
- the LOC127095211 gene encoding uncharacterized protein LOC127095211 — MKCPYTKSKAKDKGIAREIESVASQKEIPVAKKTEISKRTGAKKKNPSKYRACLHTYLETTDISDGCVRLIPMDGAIFGFEYAEPLGKEDFDQILYHTQLSVGVINTYMRYLYDKLMGPRGLEQRFSFLNPMKTNLTEMIRKPDEVRTYVVERFMADTDREKLFFLPFNTGDGGHWLLVAINPFKEIVYYLDSLHNDWTTYPAMKTIVDTIIQTVRAQRKIQVPKRKANNITWNRVECPRQRNNIDCGYYTLRFMKETLLMDRTDIPSDYFDEYRCAYYSKDQLDEIKEELCQFIIELQVL, encoded by the exons ATGAAATGTCCTTACACAAAATCCAAAGCAAAAGATAAGGGGATTGCGCGGgaaatcgagtcagttgcatcgCAAAAAGAG ATTCCTGTTGCTAAGAAGACTGAAATTTCCAAGAGGACCGGGGCTAAAAAGAAAAATCCTTCCAAGTATAGAGCGTGCCTCCATACATATTTAGAAACGACAGATATTTCGGATGGATGTGTTCGTTTAATACCTATGGATGGAGCTATTTTTGGTTTTGAGTATGCCGAGCCATTGGGTAAAGAggattttgatcaaattttgtATCATACGCAATTAAGCGTTGGTGTTATCAACACATACATGAG GTATTTATATGACAAATTGATGGGTCCGCGTGGGTTGGAGCAAAGATTCTCATTCTTAAATCCCATGAAAACGAACTTAACCGAAATGATAAGAAAACCAGATGAAGTCAGGACGTATGTAGTCGAGCGCTTTATGGCCGACACAGATAGAGAAAAGTTGTTCTTTTTACCGTTTAATACCGGCGACGG tggacattggttgttggTCGCGATAAATCCTTTTAAAGAAATTGTGTATTATTTGGATTCTTTACAcaatgattggacaacataccctGCTATGAAGACGATAGTTGACAC CattatacaaactgttcgagcACAAAGAAAAATTCAAGTACCAAAGAGAAAAGCCAATAACATTACATGGAATAGAGTGGAG TGTCCTCGACAGCGTAATAATATAGATTGTGGATATTACACGTTGAGGTTTATGAAAGAAACTCTTCTTATGGATCGAACAGATATTCCATCTGAT tactttgatgaatatAGATGTGCTTATTACTCAAAAGATCAGTTGGATGAAATTAAAGaggaattgtgtcaattcattatcGAGCTACAGGTTTTGTGA